A window of Rhizobium sp. BT04 contains these coding sequences:
- the fdhA gene encoding formaldehyde dehydrogenase, glutathione-independent, with the protein MSKNRGVVYLRPGKVEVRDIDDPKLEAPDGRRIEHGVILKVISTNICGSDQHMVRGRTTAMPGLVLGHEITGEIIEKGVDVEMLDIGDIVSVPFNVACGRCRCCKSQDTGVCLTVNPARAGGAYGYVDMGGWIGGQARYVTIPYADFNLLKIPDRDKAMAKIRDLTMLSDILPTGFHGAVRAGVGVGSTVYVAGAGPVGLAAAASARILGAAVVMIGDFNKDRLAHAAKVGFEPIDLSKSDRLGDMIAEVVGTNEVDSAIDAVGFEARGHSGGEQPAIVLNQMMEITRAAGSIGIPGLYVTEDPGAVDNAAKHGNLSLRFGLGWAKAQSFHTGQTPVLKYNRQLMQAILHDRLPIADIVNAKVIPLDDAAAGYESFDHGAATKYVLDPHGEVAKAA; encoded by the coding sequence ATGAGCAAGAATAGAGGCGTCGTTTATCTCCGGCCGGGCAAGGTCGAAGTGCGCGACATCGACGACCCGAAGCTGGAAGCGCCCGATGGCCGCCGCATCGAGCACGGCGTGATCCTGAAGGTGATCTCGACCAACATTTGCGGCTCCGACCAGCACATGGTCCGCGGTCGCACGACGGCGATGCCGGGCCTGGTCCTCGGTCATGAAATCACCGGCGAGATCATCGAGAAAGGCGTCGACGTCGAGATGCTCGACATCGGCGATATCGTCTCGGTGCCGTTCAATGTCGCCTGCGGCCGTTGCCGCTGCTGCAAGTCACAGGATACCGGCGTCTGCCTGACGGTAAACCCGGCCCGCGCCGGCGGCGCTTACGGCTATGTCGACATGGGCGGCTGGATCGGCGGACAGGCGCGTTACGTCACCATTCCCTATGCCGATTTCAACCTGCTGAAAATCCCGGATCGCGACAAGGCGATGGCAAAGATCCGCGATCTCACCATGCTCTCCGACATTCTGCCCACCGGCTTCCATGGCGCGGTGCGTGCCGGCGTTGGCGTCGGCTCGACCGTCTATGTCGCCGGCGCCGGCCCTGTCGGTCTTGCGGCTGCGGCTTCGGCCCGCATTCTCGGCGCTGCGGTCGTGATGATCGGTGATTTCAACAAGGACCGTCTGGCGCATGCCGCCAAGGTCGGCTTCGAACCGATCGACCTGTCGAAGAGCGACCGTCTTGGCGACATGATCGCTGAGGTCGTCGGCACCAACGAGGTGGACAGCGCCATCGATGCGGTCGGCTTCGAGGCCCGCGGCCACTCCGGCGGCGAGCAGCCGGCGATCGTGCTCAATCAGATGATGGAGATTACCCGCGCCGCAGGTTCGATCGGTATTCCCGGCCTCTACGTCACCGAGGATCCGGGCGCTGTCGACAATGCCGCCAAACACGGCAATCTGTCGCTCCGCTTCGGCCTCGGATGGGCCAAGGCGCAGTCCTTCCACACCGGCCAGACTCCGGTGCTCAAATACAATCGTCAGCTCATGCAGGCGATCCTCCACGACCGACTGCCGATTGCCGACATCGTCAACGCCAAGGTCATCCCGCTCGACGATGCCGCCGCTGGATATGAAAGCTTCGACCATGGCGCGGCGACGAAATATGTCCTCGATCCTCATGGAGAGGTCGCGAAGGCCGCGTAA
- a CDS encoding transporter substrate-binding domain-containing protein: MLRISIQTIVRGALMTGAVGVFLAAALPLQVAAQDRMPMRIAVEGAFPPFNYLDANNKLQGFDIDIANALCEVGKFECQFIIEKWDDIIPDLVADKYDAIISSMSMSLERRQKVAFTEKYYNSPSVFIARKDSSISDVSPAALSGKVLGVTSSTAQESYANHLYPEMKKTIFRSSPELYKGLADGSVDIILEDKLAIYDWIANTKAGSCCEFKGPDLVDITYFGEGAGIALRLDDKERLTRLNEALKTIKADGTYDMINAKYFPFSIQ; the protein is encoded by the coding sequence GATGACGGGCGCGGTGGGTGTCTTTCTGGCCGCGGCCTTGCCGCTCCAGGTGGCTGCGCAGGATCGTATGCCGATGAGAATTGCCGTCGAAGGTGCCTTTCCGCCGTTCAATTACCTCGATGCGAACAACAAGCTTCAGGGCTTCGATATCGATATTGCCAATGCGCTGTGCGAGGTTGGCAAGTTCGAATGCCAATTTATCATCGAGAAGTGGGACGACATCATCCCCGATCTCGTTGCCGACAAATACGACGCGATCATCTCATCCATGTCGATGAGCCTTGAGCGGCGTCAGAAGGTTGCCTTCACTGAAAAATACTACAACAGCCCGTCGGTGTTCATCGCCCGGAAGGATTCGTCGATCAGTGACGTCAGCCCCGCCGCCCTCAGCGGCAAAGTTCTTGGAGTGACGTCGTCGACAGCGCAGGAATCCTATGCCAACCATCTTTATCCGGAAATGAAGAAGACGATTTTTCGGTCTTCGCCCGAATTGTACAAGGGGCTGGCGGATGGGAGCGTCGACATTATCCTCGAGGATAAACTCGCCATCTACGACTGGATTGCCAACACCAAGGCGGGAAGCTGCTGCGAGTTCAAAGGGCCGGATCTGGTCGATATCACCTATTTTGGTGAAGGTGCCGGGATCGCGCTGCGCCTCGATGACAAGGAGCGTCTGACGCGCCTGAACGAAGCGTTGAAGACCATCAAGGCCGACGGGACCTATGACATGATCAACGCAAAATATTTCCCGTTCAGCATCCAGTAG